A window of the Actinomycetes bacterium genome harbors these coding sequences:
- a CDS encoding flavodoxin domain-containing protein: MGGVLVVYATKHGSTREVAEVIAAVLRDDAVTVDVRPARAVRGSLAGWDLVVLGAPLYSGRWHRDAHRFLKRHREELRRVPVAVFGLGPREGTDQAWQTSRSQLDRALSKHGWLSPTACALFGGADALDRATSHRRDLRDWAAIQAWADQIAQQARTPRKPADAPEP; this comes from the coding sequence ATGGGAGGTGTCCTGGTCGTCTATGCCACCAAGCATGGATCGACGCGAGAGGTGGCTGAGGTGATCGCTGCGGTGCTTCGGGACGACGCGGTCACCGTGGACGTCCGTCCTGCTCGGGCGGTGCGGGGGTCGCTGGCCGGTTGGGATCTGGTCGTGCTGGGAGCCCCGCTGTACTCGGGGCGCTGGCACCGCGACGCCCACCGATTCCTCAAGCGGCATCGCGAGGAACTGCGGCGGGTTCCAGTCGCCGTGTTCGGGTTGGGACCACGAGAGGGAACTGACCAGGCCTGGCAGACCTCGCGATCTCAGTTGGACCGCGCGCTGAGCAAGCATGGGTGGCTGTCCCCGACCGCGTGCGCCCTGTTCGGCGGGGCCGACGCGCTGGACCGTGCCACGTCACATAGACGCGACTTGCGAGACTGGGCTGCCATCCAGGCTTGGGCCGACCAGATCGCCCAGCAGGCCAGAACCCCGCGCAAGCCCGCCGACGCGCCGGAACCCTAG